A single genomic interval of Hyphomicrobium methylovorum harbors:
- a CDS encoding glycosyltransferase, whose translation MLLFWLAALTAGIVLLEEYGLFAWAVTLTLPFFAVAAIRAAALWYVLRNPAGRSVPAIDRSYDDRLPSFSVLVPLYQEDEVIPDLVRAMARLDYAPDRLEILFITEVADAPTRHALKQAGLSRNMRIVTVPHGQPKTKPRALNYALQDARGTIVSIFDAEDIPDSNQLRRAAEAFVEGGPHLACVQARLTIYNSERSFFTRQFALEYTALFCGILPALARFRLPIPLGGTSNHFRRDLLLKCGGWDPFNVTEDADLGIRLARLGYEVSTIQSETREEAPARWRDWTGQRTRWIKGWMQTYLVHMRHPLRLWYDLGAWGFVGFQIMIGGMILSILVHPWVYVWLTVGAVTGQSLLPDEPLLRQLCLLNLTVGYGAAILLTLVTAYRQKRAGSLLSVLWLPVYWLAISYAAYRAVFDLIRRPFYWEKTKHGESAGN comes from the coding sequence GTGTTGCTTTTCTGGCTTGCTGCGCTGACGGCAGGGATTGTTTTGCTCGAGGAGTATGGGTTGTTCGCGTGGGCCGTCACGCTCACACTACCCTTCTTCGCCGTCGCAGCCATCCGCGCCGCCGCGCTGTGGTACGTTTTGCGGAACCCGGCGGGACGGTCCGTCCCCGCCATCGATCGAAGTTACGACGACAGGCTGCCGAGTTTTTCGGTCCTCGTCCCACTCTATCAAGAGGATGAGGTCATTCCCGATCTGGTGCGGGCGATGGCGCGGCTCGACTATGCGCCGGACCGGCTCGAAATCCTGTTCATCACTGAGGTCGCAGACGCCCCAACCAGGCATGCGCTGAAGCAAGCGGGCCTCAGCCGCAACATGCGCATCGTTACGGTTCCTCACGGACAACCGAAAACAAAGCCTCGCGCGCTGAACTATGCGCTGCAGGATGCGCGCGGAACCATCGTGTCGATCTTCGATGCCGAGGATATCCCAGACTCGAACCAGCTTCGACGCGCGGCGGAAGCTTTCGTCGAAGGTGGTCCCCATCTAGCCTGCGTGCAGGCGCGTCTCACGATCTACAATTCGGAGCGCTCGTTCTTCACCCGGCAGTTCGCTTTGGAATACACCGCGCTCTTCTGCGGCATCCTCCCCGCACTCGCCAGATTTCGGCTGCCAATTCCGCTCGGAGGCACATCCAATCACTTTCGCCGAGACCTTCTTTTGAAATGCGGCGGCTGGGATCCCTTCAACGTCACCGAGGATGCCGATCTCGGCATCCGCCTGGCGCGCCTCGGCTACGAAGTCTCGACCATCCAATCCGAAACGCGCGAAGAGGCGCCCGCCCGCTGGCGCGATTGGACCGGCCAGCGCACGCGTTGGATCAAAGGCTGGATGCAGACGTATCTCGTCCACATGCGCCATCCGCTTCGGCTCTGGTATGACCTTGGCGCATGGGGCTTCGTCGGATTTCAGATCATGATCGGCGGCATGATCCTGTCGATCCTTGTTCACCCGTGGGTTTATGTCTGGCTGACCGTAGGCGCGGTGACAGGGCAGTCGCTTCTTCCCGACGAACCCCTGTTGCGGCAGCTTTGCCTTTTGAACTTAACGGTCGGCTACGGTGCCGCAATCCTTCTGACACTCGTCACGGCGTATCGTCAGAAGCGTGCCGGATCGCTGCTGTCGGTCCTATGGCTGCCGGTCTACTGGCTTGCCATTTCATATGCAGCCTACCGCGCGGTGTTCGATTTGATCCGGCGGCCGTTCTATTGGGAAAAAACCAAACACGGTGAGAGCGCGGGCAATTGA
- a CDS encoding SAM-dependent methyltransferase: MQRALQSFLNSCIKHGTLTMEFPGGWQVSAGDGSEPKLRVLMADKRAAAQLLLNPELAFGELFMDGRLQVLNGTIYDLLDLLGRNLPHMMPPQVGRVRHALRSALKGLTWRNSARRSRQNVHHHYDIDDRIYALFLDSDRQYSCGYFESARSSLEEAQLAKKRHIAAKLLVPPDATVLDIGCGWGGMALYLSELCNADVTGLTLSGEQLKVAKGRAEMKHLDSHVHFRLQDYRALEGAFDRVVSVGMFEHVGRKDFATFFNVVRRSLKDDGIALLHSIGRLDGKSPTNPWFEKYIFPGSYLPSLAEILPAIEQSGLIVTDIEILRLHYADTLAAWRQKFISHRADAAVALGERFCRMWEFYLAAAEAGFRYGGLVVFQIQLAKELTTVPRTRAYIAREEERLRQFEQASVSRAMAAE, translated from the coding sequence ATGCAAAGGGCTCTCCAATCCTTCCTGAATAGCTGCATTAAGCATGGCACGCTGACTATGGAATTTCCCGGCGGGTGGCAGGTTTCAGCAGGCGACGGATCGGAACCGAAACTGCGCGTCTTGATGGCTGACAAGCGTGCCGCGGCTCAGCTCCTTTTGAATCCCGAGCTGGCGTTTGGCGAACTGTTCATGGACGGCCGATTGCAGGTTCTGAACGGCACTATTTATGATCTGCTCGATCTACTCGGCCGCAATCTTCCACACATGATGCCGCCGCAGGTTGGCCGCGTCCGGCACGCGTTGAGATCGGCGCTCAAAGGATTGACGTGGCGCAACTCCGCGCGTCGTTCCCGTCAGAACGTCCATCATCACTACGACATAGATGACCGCATCTATGCGCTCTTTCTCGATTCAGACCGCCAGTACTCTTGCGGATACTTCGAGTCCGCTCGCTCTTCGCTGGAAGAAGCGCAACTCGCGAAGAAGCGCCATATCGCGGCCAAGCTTCTCGTCCCGCCCGACGCAACGGTCCTGGACATCGGCTGCGGGTGGGGCGGTATGGCGCTCTATCTGTCGGAGTTGTGCAACGCAGACGTCACTGGCCTCACGCTCTCCGGCGAACAGTTGAAAGTCGCCAAAGGCCGAGCGGAAATGAAACATCTCGACAGTCACGTTCATTTCCGGTTGCAGGATTACCGTGCGCTTGAGGGCGCGTTCGACCGAGTGGTCTCCGTTGGAATGTTCGAGCATGTCGGCCGGAAGGACTTCGCGACGTTCTTCAATGTCGTTCGCCGAAGCCTGAAGGACGACGGCATTGCCCTGCTGCATTCAATTGGCCGCCTGGACGGCAAAAGCCCCACCAATCCGTGGTTCGAAAAATACATATTTCCCGGCAGCTACCTGCCGTCGCTCGCCGAAATCTTACCGGCCATCGAGCAGTCCGGACTGATCGTAACGGACATCGAGATCTTGCGACTTCACTACGCCGACACGCTGGCAGCTTGGCGTCAAAAGTTCATAAGCCACCGGGCCGACGCCGCCGTAGCTTTAGGAGAACGCTTCTGCCGCATGTGGGAATTCTATCTCGCCGCCGCTGAAGCAGGGTTCCGGTACGGCGGATTGGTCGTGTTCCAAATTCAGCTGGCAAAGGAATTGACCACGGTGCCGCGCACCCGCGCGTACATTGCGCGGGAAGAGGAAAGGCTACGTCAGTTCGAGCAGGCTTCCGTCTCGCGCGCTATGGCGGCGGAATAA
- the pyrE gene encoding orotate phosphoribosyltransferase, giving the protein MAQNPSERSADRSRLVEIINARSFQEGPAIKLASGKTSTFYFNMKPTMLDSEGAFLIASLILDQLEGVDADLVGGLEMGAVPIASAVAAVAHTRRRNLPAFFVRKQAKEHGTRALVEGLAEGDSMAGKKVVVVEDVTTTGGSALKAAEALKSEGATIVRVITVVDRLDGAAETFKSAGLDFVPLLTLADFRS; this is encoded by the coding sequence ATGGCACAAAATCCCTCAGAACGGAGCGCTGACCGCTCTCGGCTGGTCGAAATCATCAACGCCCGGTCGTTCCAGGAGGGGCCGGCGATCAAGCTCGCGTCCGGCAAGACATCCACGTTTTACTTCAACATGAAGCCCACAATGCTGGACAGCGAGGGCGCTTTCCTTATCGCCAGCCTCATTCTCGATCAGCTCGAGGGGGTCGACGCCGATCTCGTCGGCGGCCTCGAAATGGGCGCCGTGCCGATTGCTTCGGCGGTTGCGGCGGTCGCGCACACCCGCAGGCGCAATCTGCCCGCCTTCTTCGTCCGCAAGCAGGCCAAAGAGCATGGAACCCGCGCGCTCGTCGAAGGCTTAGCCGAGGGCGACAGCATGGCCGGGAAAAAGGTCGTCGTCGTCGAGGACGTGACGACAACCGGTGGATCGGCGCTGAAAGCCGCTGAAGCGCTCAAGAGCGAGGGGGCGACAATCGTCCGCGTTATCACGGTTGTGGATCGTCTCGACGGTGCGGCCGAAACGTTCAAATCCGCTGGTCTCGATTTCGTGCCGCTTCTGACGCTGGCCGACTTCCGGAGTTGA
- a CDS encoding DUF3175 domain-containing protein, protein MKPTPSNRKRAGHDSSHASKSQQHAKKYWSADVTENSDAMDLEDAVFKKRSAADIAKSLKRSAEKSKRRKGTPFQSAMSMLTFYINRAGKNLSEARLRTLDNAKQELRKAFGRKP, encoded by the coding sequence ATGAAACCAACACCTAGCAATCGGAAGCGCGCCGGACATGACTCGAGTCATGCATCCAAGTCGCAGCAGCACGCCAAAAAATATTGGTCAGCCGACGTTACCGAAAATAGCGATGCGATGGATTTGGAAGACGCCGTGTTCAAGAAGCGGAGTGCGGCAGACATCGCCAAGTCGCTCAAAAGGTCTGCCGAGAAGAGTAAACGACGCAAGGGGACACCATTCCAGTCGGCGATGTCGATGCTGACGTTCTACATCAATCGCGCCGGAAAGAACCTGTCGGAGGCCCGCCTGCGGACTCTGGACAATGCGAAGCAGGAGCTTCGTAAGGCGTTCGGCAGGAAGCCCTGA
- a CDS encoding formate/nitrite transporter family protein, which translates to MAKPGADETKGGKAAPADAPKGDQRPGTGLTRKERQQVRESVRHRPAVVYEIIRIQGEIELRRPMSALWWSGVAAGISIGFSFLTEAALAAHLPASEWSTLVAKLGYAVGFLIVILGHQQLFTENVLTAVLPVIARKQLFWFLKMLRLWGLVLAANLTGCLIFALALAWLPIVPPDVGRALMEIVDNVMRNTPLEMFARGIGSGWLIAALVWILSATAGVEFIVITLLTYLIALFGFTHIVAGSVEMLYALLQHQITWDMAIFGFFLPTLAGNVFGGTVLFSVLSYAQVREEIYADPDA; encoded by the coding sequence ATGGCGAAGCCCGGCGCGGACGAGACCAAAGGCGGAAAGGCGGCTCCTGCGGATGCGCCGAAAGGCGATCAGCGTCCGGGCACCGGGCTTACCCGCAAGGAACGCCAGCAGGTTCGCGAGTCCGTTCGTCATCGCCCGGCGGTCGTCTACGAGATTATTCGCATTCAGGGCGAGATCGAACTTCGCCGCCCTATGTCCGCACTCTGGTGGTCGGGCGTCGCGGCCGGCATATCGATCGGGTTTTCATTCCTGACGGAAGCGGCACTGGCGGCTCATCTTCCCGCTTCCGAGTGGAGCACGCTCGTCGCGAAGCTCGGCTACGCGGTCGGCTTCCTCATCGTCATCCTCGGACATCAGCAGCTCTTCACCGAAAACGTGCTGACCGCTGTTCTTCCTGTCATCGCCCGCAAGCAGCTATTCTGGTTTTTGAAAATGCTGCGTCTTTGGGGACTGGTGCTCGCGGCCAATCTTACGGGCTGTCTCATCTTCGCGCTGGCGCTTGCGTGGCTCCCCATCGTTCCACCAGACGTCGGTCGCGCGCTGATGGAAATTGTCGACAACGTCATGCGCAATACGCCGTTAGAGATGTTCGCCAGGGGCATCGGATCGGGCTGGCTGATCGCCGCGCTGGTCTGGATACTCTCCGCGACCGCTGGCGTTGAGTTCATCGTCATCACGTTATTGACGTACCTGATTGCGCTGTTCGGCTTCACCCATATCGTGGCGGGCAGCGTCGAAATGCTCTACGCGCTGCTTCAACACCAGATCACCTGGGACATGGCGATATTCGGATTTTTCCTGCCGACCCTGGCCGGAAACGTGTTCGGCGGCACGGTCCTGTTCTCGGTGCTGAGCTACGCACAGGTGCGCGAAGAAATTTACGCCGATCCTGACGCCTAA
- a CDS encoding glycosyltransferase family 39 protein: MERRRSLFEGWAVLASRPALASLALLLLCLAIYLPGVVRLPAVDRTEAVYAETTRDMVERGAWSDPRYGSVVHQYRPIGTFWAQGASRWLAGDAEAREIVVYRLPSLIFVTLAVLALFWLGRGLVGNEAALIASALFAVAPLTVLVSTLAIAEGLSLLPATVAMLALARLYAKDDDWRIALLFWAALGLGVLINALLVPIIVIVTILALYAMDRDLSWLKRLRPLVGLPIALAIASPWLLVRAHQDGTPFAGMGWREFLGALGGAQDMKLRAFPGTFLLAAMLGFLPGTALIGTALKRFWADRDQKLARFLLAWPIGYLIYLEALSSKPGTYMVQTMFPAFALAVALVVVNENGDGKRPEWSVFSIWPTALCVLPLAVFFGVYGFSGEVPAPGVAAAIALVASLFIFSGQQGREGALRRWAVTGVIALALFAVTLLGAVLPSIEKIWPSREIAHAIASCPADELVVAGFREPSARFGLGVDVERQTPEAIAKALAGPRTAVTVVEDRWDHEVRAAAQIEAHKTLPEPVGCVSAYNVMRGCPLYFRIYRTGAGASCVVPKQLACQTAPVPAGPEKVGDCD, translated from the coding sequence GTGGAGCGGCGCCGCTCGCTGTTCGAGGGTTGGGCCGTGCTCGCGTCACGGCCGGCGTTGGCGTCTCTGGCGCTCCTGTTGCTTTGTCTCGCCATCTATCTGCCCGGCGTGGTCCGCCTTCCGGCCGTCGATCGGACCGAAGCTGTCTACGCGGAAACGACGCGGGACATGGTGGAGCGCGGCGCCTGGAGCGACCCCCGTTACGGTTCTGTCGTCCATCAATACCGCCCGATCGGCACGTTCTGGGCACAGGGCGCAAGCCGCTGGCTGGCGGGCGACGCCGAGGCGCGTGAGATCGTCGTCTACCGGCTGCCGTCACTGATATTCGTTACGCTCGCTGTGCTGGCTCTCTTCTGGCTGGGACGAGGCCTTGTCGGCAACGAAGCCGCGCTCATAGCCTCAGCGCTTTTCGCGGTCGCGCCGCTGACAGTTCTGGTTTCGACACTCGCCATTGCTGAAGGGCTATCGTTACTTCCCGCAACCGTCGCGATGCTCGCGCTTGCGCGGCTCTACGCCAAGGATGACGACTGGCGGATTGCACTTCTGTTTTGGGCGGCGCTGGGTCTGGGCGTACTGATAAACGCGCTTCTCGTGCCGATCATCGTCATCGTCACAATCCTCGCTCTTTACGCAATGGACCGCGATCTTTCGTGGCTGAAGCGTCTGCGCCCTCTAGTCGGTCTGCCGATAGCGCTGGCGATTGCGTCGCCGTGGCTGCTCGTTCGCGCGCACCAAGACGGCACGCCGTTCGCAGGAATGGGCTGGAGAGAGTTTCTCGGTGCATTGGGCGGCGCGCAGGACATGAAGCTCCGTGCATTTCCCGGCACATTCCTTCTCGCCGCAATGCTCGGCTTTCTTCCCGGAACTGCGCTGATTGGCACCGCTCTGAAGCGCTTTTGGGCAGACCGGGATCAGAAGCTCGCGCGCTTCCTTCTCGCTTGGCCGATAGGTTATCTCATCTATCTCGAAGCACTGTCGTCGAAGCCCGGAACGTACATGGTGCAAACCATGTTTCCGGCATTTGCGCTCGCAGTTGCACTCGTTGTCGTCAACGAAAATGGCGACGGAAAACGGCCGGAGTGGAGCGTATTCTCCATCTGGCCAACGGCTCTGTGCGTTCTTCCGCTCGCGGTATTCTTCGGCGTGTATGGCTTTTCGGGTGAAGTGCCAGCCCCCGGAGTGGCCGCCGCCATTGCACTCGTAGCGTCGCTCTTCATTTTCAGCGGTCAGCAAGGCCGCGAGGGCGCGTTGCGGCGCTGGGCCGTAACCGGTGTCATCGCGTTGGCGCTCTTCGCAGTGACCTTGCTCGGCGCAGTTCTGCCTTCGATCGAAAAGATCTGGCCCTCTCGCGAAATCGCCCATGCGATAGCATCGTGTCCGGCCGACGAGCTGGTTGTTGCTGGCTTCCGTGAGCCGTCCGCCCGCTTTGGCTTGGGCGTGGATGTGGAACGCCAGACCCCGGAAGCTATAGCCAAAGCTCTGGCAGGGCCGCGTACAGCCGTCACCGTCGTTGAAGACCGATGGGATCATGAGGTTCGCGCCGCGGCTCAAATCGAAGCGCACAAAACACTGCCCGAGCCCGTAGGCTGCGTCTCAGCCTATAATGTCATGCGCGGGTGTCCGCTTTATTTTCGCATCTATAGAACCGGAGCTGGCGCCTCGTGCGTTGTGCCGAAGCAGTTGGCCTGCCAAACTGCACCTGTTCCGGCGGGACCTGAAAAGGTCGGAGATTGCGATTGA
- a CDS encoding TlpA disulfide reductase family protein translates to MFNPERPPEIIASRWLNSDSKRTLKEEKGKVVFVTVCQLECPGSQKYGLPQAMRLRRAFAEDEVAVFGLHMAFEKFAEQTPEKIEAYLQENGITIPVALDKADGEKLPETMKAYELQGTPAILLFDRQGRLRRHYLGAVDDLRIGAEVMALLIEDKDSPREMSIAIERKLGAALIDPQEHQHEHGDDCGCGHDHSHDHHDHGHDHGEPGHVHGPDCKH, encoded by the coding sequence ATGTTCAATCCCGAACGCCCCCCGGAAATCATTGCGTCGCGCTGGTTGAACTCAGACAGCAAGAGAACGCTTAAAGAAGAGAAGGGCAAAGTCGTCTTTGTGACGGTCTGCCAACTCGAATGCCCCGGCTCGCAGAAATATGGCCTGCCACAAGCTATGCGCTTGCGCCGCGCCTTCGCCGAGGACGAGGTTGCGGTTTTCGGCCTGCATATGGCTTTCGAAAAATTCGCTGAGCAAACACCGGAAAAAATCGAAGCCTATCTCCAGGAGAACGGCATCACGATTCCCGTAGCGCTCGACAAGGCTGACGGCGAAAAGCTTCCCGAAACGATGAAAGCCTATGAATTGCAGGGTACGCCCGCAATTTTGCTGTTCGACCGCCAGGGTCGTCTTCGTCGCCATTATCTCGGAGCGGTCGACGATCTTCGCATAGGCGCCGAGGTCATGGCGTTGCTGATCGAGGACAAGGATAGCCCACGCGAGATGTCGATTGCGATCGAGCGCAAGCTCGGGGCCGCGCTGATTGACCCCCAAGAACATCAGCACGAACACGGTGACGATTGCGGCTGCGGACACGATCACAGCCACGACCATCATGACCACGGACACGATCACGGTGAACCGGGCCATGTGCACGGTCCGGATTGCAAACACTGA
- a CDS encoding transporter substrate-binding domain-containing protein: MIAGLGGFFDARPVHAQATAPSAALPGQAATQQTDVAPRRVVIRFLTDSDFPPFDFYDEDGVLVGFNVDLARAICLELSTSCDIKARPWEELFTGLKNGEADAVIAGHRVTAAALSNVAFTDRYFHTPGRFAGRKETQKVEMTPGGLDGKRIAVARGSAHEAYLKTFFRDSPLAIYENADLAREALAAGKVDFLFDDGISLAFWLNGTLSRQCCEMRGGPFLEPKFFGNGIAIAVSRDDPGMRLLLNKALDRVRASGRFEELVQRYFPVRIY; this comes from the coding sequence ATGATCGCCGGACTTGGCGGGTTCTTCGATGCTCGTCCTGTTCACGCACAGGCGACAGCGCCGTCTGCAGCTTTGCCTGGGCAGGCCGCAACGCAGCAAACCGATGTTGCTCCGCGGCGCGTGGTCATTCGATTTCTGACCGACAGCGATTTTCCGCCGTTCGACTTTTACGACGAAGACGGTGTGCTGGTCGGCTTCAACGTCGATCTGGCGCGCGCTATCTGCCTCGAACTCAGCACGTCTTGCGATATCAAAGCGCGGCCGTGGGAAGAGCTATTCACTGGCCTTAAGAACGGCGAAGCTGATGCTGTGATTGCAGGGCACCGCGTGACGGCGGCAGCGCTTTCGAATGTTGCCTTTACCGACCGCTATTTTCATACGCCGGGCCGTTTCGCAGGCCGAAAAGAGACCCAGAAAGTCGAAATGACTCCGGGCGGCCTCGACGGTAAACGGATCGCAGTGGCCCGCGGCAGCGCACACGAGGCCTACCTCAAGACATTCTTTCGCGACAGCCCGTTGGCCATTTATGAGAACGCCGACCTTGCCCGCGAGGCGCTGGCGGCCGGGAAGGTCGATTTCCTATTCGACGACGGCATATCCCTCGCTTTCTGGCTTAACGGAACGCTCTCGCGGCAATGCTGCGAAATGCGCGGTGGGCCTTTTCTTGAGCCGAAGTTCTTTGGCAACGGTATCGCGATCGCCGTCTCAAGGGACGATCCGGGGATGCGGCTGTTGCTCAATAAGGCGCTGGATCGCGTAAGGGCGTCGGGACGTTTCGAAGAGCTGGTGCAGCGCTATTTTCCCGTCAGGATTTATTAA
- a CDS encoding aa3-type cytochrome c oxidase subunit IV, whose translation MAYSTTPTDHGYAMADDPADHLSAAEYQNHLDTYHGFVRTGFIFAAHILAVLLLLYFFFVK comes from the coding sequence ATGGCATATTCTACGACGCCCACCGACCACGGATACGCAATGGCCGATGACCCGGCCGATCATTTGTCTGCCGCTGAGTATCAGAACCATCTCGACACTTATCACGGCTTCGTGCGAACAGGATTTATCTTCGCCGCACATATTCTCGCAGTGCTTTTGCTGCTTTATTTTTTCTTCGTAAAATAG
- a CDS encoding HAD family hydrolase, which translates to MVERSSKRGKKAPPVGRRAQSAGKESSPSPQVIALVYDFDGTLSPKPMQEYAFLPKLGIEPKEFWAECTRVSKAERADALITYMHLLYKKAKQLDVRIDRADLVAQGKHVELYPGVEGWFDAMHAYVHKRPGGAGIEVRHYLVSSGLVEIIEGTKIYKHFSNVFASEYWFEAYDLPFPKRVISDTGKTQYLFRINKGIEDLGESINAHMPESKRPIPFSNFIYFGDGDTDVPSMALLKKNGGHAVAVHEPGESDAKCVELFKAGRCDFYAGADYRKGSDLFRRTTLLLDRIIADIRVKEEVKALG; encoded by the coding sequence ATGGTCGAACGGTCGAGCAAGCGCGGAAAGAAGGCGCCACCTGTCGGTCGCCGCGCGCAAAGCGCAGGCAAGGAGTCCTCGCCGTCGCCGCAGGTCATCGCTCTGGTGTACGATTTCGATGGCACGCTCTCGCCGAAGCCCATGCAGGAATATGCCTTCCTGCCAAAGCTCGGCATTGAGCCGAAAGAGTTTTGGGCCGAGTGCACACGGGTGTCCAAGGCCGAGCGCGCGGACGCGCTGATTACCTACATGCATTTGCTCTACAAGAAGGCGAAGCAGCTCGATGTTCGCATCGACCGCGCTGACCTCGTCGCGCAGGGAAAGCATGTCGAACTCTATCCCGGCGTCGAAGGCTGGTTCGATGCGATGCACGCCTACGTGCACAAACGCCCCGGCGGCGCGGGCATTGAAGTTCGCCATTATCTCGTTTCGTCGGGCCTCGTCGAAATCATCGAAGGCACGAAAATCTACAAGCATTTCTCCAACGTATTTGCGAGCGAGTACTGGTTCGAAGCCTACGACCTTCCGTTTCCGAAGCGCGTCATCTCCGATACCGGCAAGACGCAATATCTCTTTCGCATCAACAAAGGCATCGAGGATCTGGGCGAGAGCATCAATGCCCACATGCCGGAAAGCAAACGGCCGATCCCGTTTTCGAATTTCATCTATTTCGGCGATGGAGATACGGACGTGCCCAGCATGGCCTTGCTGAAGAAGAACGGCGGCCACGCGGTCGCCGTTCATGAACCCGGCGAGAGCGATGCAAAGTGCGTGGAGCTGTTCAAGGCCGGACGCTGCGATTTCTACGCTGGCGCCGATTACCGCAAAGGTTCGGACCTGTTCAGGCGCACGACACTTCTCCTTGATCGGATCATCGCCGACATTCGTGTGAAGGAAGAAGTTAAGGCATTGGGCTGA
- a CDS encoding glycoside hydrolase family 3 protein: MIRSVLPVLAFLGFAATYIAVPSESAGARAYRGHAANAGHTRRAHRKIVRKKSKAKAPAAAKETAATPNITLGEPPPPKRPEKLLTRAEILESDPARLERLGRRLMVGFESFAEVRTLVEKRAVAGIFITDHNVRGRKAADIAKDIRDLQDIRKAQGLPRLLVAADQEGGYVSRLSPPLKLQPSLGTLVGKLKKGEDLETAVRDYAETQGQELERLGVTMNFGPVVDLRLGPASRKDGETRLYWRAISADPYVVADVAGWYCDTLTKYNIICTLKHFPGLGRVPRDTHVDAADVTAKEAQLELTDWVPFRRLMGQPGVATMVGHVRVKAIDGTTPASFSDTVINSVLRPSDKKDALLVTDDFSMGAVTKSPEGLGGAVVKAVNAGIDLVLISYTQRHYDVAMSALIEADTKGEINEARQIEARERMAKYAFVENEFETASPQHAQQQR; encoded by the coding sequence ATGATTCGTAGCGTTCTGCCCGTGCTCGCGTTCCTTGGCTTTGCGGCAACTTACATTGCGGTGCCGTCCGAGTCTGCCGGTGCACGCGCGTATCGCGGTCATGCGGCCAACGCCGGTCATACGCGTCGTGCTCATCGCAAGATCGTACGCAAGAAATCGAAAGCGAAGGCTCCCGCCGCTGCGAAGGAAACGGCCGCCACGCCTAATATAACGCTTGGCGAGCCGCCGCCCCCCAAGCGTCCTGAGAAACTTTTGACACGCGCGGAAATTCTGGAAAGCGATCCGGCGCGTCTCGAACGTCTCGGGCGCCGGTTGATGGTCGGCTTTGAAAGCTTCGCGGAAGTTCGCACACTCGTCGAGAAGCGTGCCGTCGCGGGTATCTTCATCACCGATCATAATGTGCGCGGCCGGAAGGCTGCGGACATCGCGAAGGACATTCGGGATCTTCAAGACATCCGCAAAGCGCAAGGGCTGCCGCGCTTGCTGGTCGCGGCCGATCAGGAAGGTGGATACGTATCGCGCCTCTCTCCGCCGCTGAAGCTGCAGCCCTCGCTCGGCACGCTCGTTGGAAAATTGAAGAAGGGCGAAGACCTCGAAACCGCCGTGCGCGACTATGCTGAAACGCAGGGCCAGGAACTCGAACGCCTCGGCGTCACGATGAATTTCGGCCCCGTCGTCGATCTGCGCCTCGGGCCTGCGAGCCGGAAGGATGGCGAAACGCGGCTCTACTGGCGCGCAATTTCCGCTGATCCTTACGTCGTCGCCGACGTTGCCGGTTGGTATTGCGATACGCTGACGAAATACAACATCATTTGCACGCTCAAGCACTTTCCGGGACTCGGCCGCGTGCCGCGCGACACGCACGTCGATGCCGCTGACGTGACCGCGAAAGAAGCGCAACTTGAACTGACTGACTGGGTGCCCTTCCGGCGACTGATGGGCCAGCCCGGCGTTGCGACCATGGTTGGCCATGTGCGCGTCAAAGCGATTGACGGCACGACGCCTGCGTCTTTCTCAGATACCGTTATCAATTCAGTGCTGCGTCCGAGCGACAAGAAAGATGCGCTACTCGTTACCGACGACTTCAGCATGGGCGCCGTTACGAAATCTCCCGAAGGATTGGGCGGTGCGGTTGTCAAAGCAGTCAACGCCGGAATTGACCTCGTGCTGATCTCGTACACCCAGCGGCATTACGATGTCGCGATGTCGGCGCTGATCGAAGCGGACACAAAGGGCGAGATCAACGAGGCGCGCCAGATCGAAGCGCGCGAACGCATGGCGAAATATGCTTTCGTCGAAAACGAGTTCGAAACGGCAAGTCCGCAGCACGCGCAACAGCAACGCTAG